From one Candidatus Cloacimonadota bacterium genomic stretch:
- a CDS encoding asparagine synthetase B: MILFKVIILIVIVFLAVNPLFSELLIPMDGAQTDHLKAYGIAFYALTKDINVQWLLNYRGGSFLIPDSREIEGICNIRGVRFERVSSSEVTNIYSIINEANMDIVVLEKEPQIAIYTPPNSLPWDDAVTLALTYAEIDYDTLWDEEVLLGMLDDYDWLHLHHEDFTGQYGKFYGSYRTAAWYQEDVRINEAMAARLGYQKVWQLKHDVADKIRQYAKNGGFLFAMCAATETLEIALAAYGIDIVEASFDGDGVDPNYKSKLDFSRTFAFENFTLTTNPYIYEHSSVDASNYARLRGPEQDYFVLFDFSAKFDPVPTMLTQNHTNTVNGFLGQTTSYHMEYIKSSVIILGESPGEDEAKYIHGNLGNGTFTFYGGHDPEDYAHRIGDPETNLSLHKNSPGYRLILNNILFPAAEKKKLKT, encoded by the coding sequence ATGATTTTATTCAAGGTAATCATACTGATAGTAATCGTTTTTCTAGCAGTTAATCCTTTATTTTCTGAGTTACTAATCCCAATGGACGGAGCTCAAACAGATCATCTAAAGGCATATGGAATAGCTTTTTATGCGTTAACAAAGGATATAAATGTCCAATGGTTATTAAACTATCGAGGTGGTTCTTTTCTGATTCCTGACTCGAGAGAAATTGAAGGCATTTGTAATATACGAGGAGTTAGATTTGAAAGAGTCTCTTCATCAGAAGTTACAAATATCTATTCTATTATCAACGAAGCAAATATGGACATAGTGGTTTTAGAAAAAGAACCCCAAATAGCTATCTATACTCCGCCAAATTCTCTCCCTTGGGACGATGCAGTTACTTTGGCATTGACTTATGCCGAAATTGACTATGATACTCTATGGGACGAAGAGGTCTTACTAGGTATGCTTGACGACTATGATTGGTTACATCTTCACCATGAAGATTTTACTGGTCAATACGGCAAGTTTTATGGTAGTTACCGTACTGCTGCATGGTATCAGGAAGATGTAAGAATCAATGAAGCCATGGCTGCACGATTAGGATATCAAAAGGTTTGGCAATTGAAACATGATGTTGCTGATAAGATTAGACAATATGCCAAGAATGGTGGTTTTCTGTTTGCTATGTGTGCCGCAACAGAAACTCTTGAAATTGCCTTAGCTGCATATGGGATTGATATAGTTGAAGCTTCCTTTGATGGTGATGGAGTTGATCCCAATTACAAAAGCAAATTAGATTTTTCACGTACTTTTGCCTTTGAGAATTTCACGCTTACAACTAATCCTTATATTTATGAACACTCAAGTGTCGATGCCAGTAATTATGCTAGATTGAGAGGTCCTGAACAGGACTATTTTGTCCTCTTTGACTTCTCTGCCAAGTTTGATCCTGTACCTACTATGCTCACCCAAAATCATACTAATACAGTAAATGGTTTTTTAGGTCAGACTACTTCCTATCATATGGAATACATAAAGAGCAGTGTAATTATTTTAGGAGAATCACCAGGTGAAGATGAAGCAAAATATATCCACGGTAATTTAGGAAATGGTACTTTCACTTTCTATGGAGGGCATGACCCGGAAGATTATGCACATCGTATTGGTGACCCTGAAACAAATCTATCATTACATAAGAATTCTCCAGGGTACAGATTGATTCTTAACAACATACTCTTCCCTGCTGCTGAAAAGAAGAAACTTAAAACTTAA
- a CDS encoding immune inhibitor A codes for MKKHLILAILMVFVLGVVYADSIMTPHSGVNAFEVASLTGQTANLRGSLRNEQNVLREETVFYMQDFESGWNGWYSVDGTLPAAMWHLTDWNAYGGVGYSWWMGDPEIGGYRNLQYLALDTPEIAVTAGNSTLTFKLNYNMEPPETYQQYDGWDGANIRISTDGGNTWTVINGTPAYNCTSMYSFGVSHGEGVGVPGWGGSSDGWVDASFDLSSYVGQNVRIRFAFASDPAADTTENPSWFGIMVDNIALGAFDHDFNDNQTHGMVASSVVPVGGDLWHIGTPTPLPPSPPHAAVCQNDQGSYDGLMMNYLVSEPITLPSSGDIRVDFMVRGAVDGDTNLFPNCDYWGWEISPDAGFSWYAMSNPYNIPGDPNYVYIDVPDMWTSMISAYSLDGYISEYAGQTVQFRIFLRSIDHTPVGEGLMIDNYTIYHSEYLPVPINLTAEAEGQEVNLSWSPPGAGGSEGWIHWDDGINFDGIGLTADGTFDVAAFFSRQDMEPYVGGYITTVKIFPRSSVATTSYELYIWKGVSGNEVVYNQALTGLTFNQWNELTLTEPVYLEFGQDYWVGYNVEHVAGEFPAGCDSGPHVPGKGDMIRMGAGGWQSLYTASGGAIDANWNIQALVEILDIRTGEPVVKHLQREEITGYNVYHSLSSGAGYTSIGTTDATETNFVHQNPEEGAVNYYVVTALYGTSESGYSNVASAFVIPATSEELAYDDGTAESGYNVGNNSHLAVKFMPNIINEVQLTHLKIYVETVRTAPMVIKVWEDEDGFPGEFAIAQFVFPANQIQLGWNIIPIPEGTPIYLEDGYFFVGILESANSSAIGVDEDSVGNSYIKITTNPWSQFQNGNFMIRAILAGYSDVDEILIPSNDVLTVTNYPNPFNPETIIKMNLPHASHVKLSVYNVKGQLVKVLVDDYLNAGTHQTVWNGTDNRGINVSSGLYFYSLESDGQIINRRMMLLK; via the coding sequence ATGAAAAAACACTTGATTTTGGCTATTCTGATGGTTTTCGTTCTTGGTGTTGTCTATGCTGACTCAATTATGACACCTCATTCGGGAGTAAACGCATTTGAGGTTGCTAGTCTCACAGGGCAAACAGCAAATTTACGAGGATCATTAAGAAATGAGCAAAATGTTTTAAGGGAAGAGACAGTATTCTATATGCAAGATTTTGAAAGTGGTTGGAATGGTTGGTATTCCGTTGATGGAACACTACCCGCTGCAATGTGGCATTTAACAGATTGGAATGCTTATGGTGGAGTAGGTTATTCTTGGTGGATGGGTGATCCTGAGATCGGTGGATATAGAAATCTGCAGTATCTAGCTTTAGATACCCCTGAGATTGCTGTTACAGCAGGTAATAGCACGTTAACTTTTAAGTTGAATTATAATATGGAACCCCCCGAAACATATCAACAATATGACGGTTGGGATGGAGCAAATATTCGTATTTCTACTGATGGTGGGAATACATGGACAGTTATCAATGGTACTCCGGCTTATAATTGTACATCAATGTACAGTTTCGGTGTTTCTCATGGAGAAGGTGTTGGTGTACCCGGTTGGGGTGGCAGTTCTGATGGTTGGGTTGATGCCTCTTTTGATCTGAGCAGCTATGTTGGACAAAATGTAAGAATAAGATTTGCTTTTGCATCAGATCCTGCCGCTGACACAACAGAAAATCCTTCCTGGTTCGGTATCATGGTTGACAATATAGCGTTAGGAGCATTTGATCATGATTTTAATGACAATCAAACACACGGTATGGTAGCTTCCAGTGTCGTTCCTGTCGGTGGAGATTTATGGCATATCGGAACTCCAACTCCTTTACCACCATCACCACCGCATGCAGCAGTATGTCAAAATGATCAAGGATCTTACGATGGCTTAATGATGAATTATCTGGTTTCAGAACCAATAACTCTACCTTCAAGTGGCGATATTAGGGTCGACTTTATGGTCAGAGGGGCTGTAGATGGAGATACAAATCTTTTCCCAAATTGTGACTATTGGGGTTGGGAAATATCTCCTGATGCCGGCTTCTCATGGTATGCAATGAGTAATCCGTATAATATTCCTGGAGATCCAAACTATGTCTATATTGACGTACCAGATATGTGGACTTCTATGATATCTGCCTATTCATTAGACGGTTATATTTCTGAGTATGCCGGACAGACGGTTCAGTTCAGAATATTCTTGAGATCGATAGACCACACCCCAGTTGGTGAAGGTTTGATGATCGATAACTATACTATCTATCATTCAGAGTATCTTCCTGTTCCAATTAATCTAACAGCCGAAGCTGAAGGGCAAGAGGTTAACTTATCTTGGTCACCTCCCGGAGCTGGCGGTTCAGAAGGTTGGATTCATTGGGATGATGGTATTAATTTTGATGGTATAGGTTTGACTGCAGATGGAACTTTTGATGTTGCTGCTTTCTTCTCCCGACAGGATATGGAGCCATATGTTGGTGGTTATATAACTACAGTTAAAATATTTCCCAGATCTTCTGTGGCTACAACTTCATACGAATTATATATTTGGAAGGGGGTAAGTGGTAATGAAGTAGTTTATAATCAAGCTTTGACAGGACTCACTTTCAATCAATGGAATGAATTAACTCTTACTGAACCTGTTTATCTTGAGTTTGGACAAGATTATTGGGTGGGGTATAATGTAGAGCATGTAGCAGGAGAGTTTCCTGCTGGCTGCGACTCAGGTCCTCATGTTCCTGGCAAAGGTGATATGATTAGAATGGGAGCTGGTGGATGGCAAAGCTTATACACTGCTTCTGGTGGTGCTATAGATGCTAATTGGAATATTCAGGCATTAGTCGAGATCCTGGACATAAGAACTGGCGAACCTGTAGTTAAGCATCTGCAAAGAGAAGAGATTACCGGTTACAATGTTTATCACTCTCTTTCCTCTGGAGCAGGATACACAAGTATTGGAACAACAGATGCAACTGAGACAAACTTTGTACATCAAAATCCTGAAGAGGGAGCAGTTAACTACTATGTTGTTACAGCTCTTTATGGTACAAGTGAATCTGGGTACTCAAACGTAGCATCAGCATTTGTCATTCCGGCAACATCAGAGGAATTAGCTTATGATGACGGTACAGCTGAATCAGGATATAATGTAGGCAATAATAGCCATTTAGCAGTTAAGTTTATGCCGAATATAATCAATGAAGTACAACTAACTCACTTAAAGATATATGTTGAAACTGTTAGAACTGCGCCTATGGTTATAAAAGTGTGGGAAGATGAAGATGGCTTCCCCGGTGAATTTGCTATTGCACAGTTTGTTTTCCCAGCTAATCAGATACAGTTAGGTTGGAATATTATCCCGATACCGGAAGGAACACCTATTTATTTAGAAGATGGATATTTCTTTGTCGGTATTCTAGAATCTGCTAATTCTTCAGCTATTGGTGTTGATGAGGATAGTGTTGGAAATAGCTATATAAAGATCACTACGAATCCGTGGTCACAATTCCAGAACGGAAACTTCATGATCAGAGCAATACTAGCAGGATATTCCGATGTTGATGAGATATTGATCCCGAGTAATGACGTACTTACTGTAACCAACTATCCAAATCCATTCAATCCTGAGACTATCATCAAAATGAACCTTCCGCATGCATCTCATGTAAAATTGAGTGTTTATAATGTTAAAGGTCAGTTAGTAAAGGTTCTTGTAGATGACTATTTAAATGCTGGTACCCATCAGACAGTCTGGAATGGAACTGACAACAGAGGCATTAATGTCTCCAGTGGTCTTTATTTCTATAGTCTGGAGAGTGATGGACAGATCATCAACAGAAGAATGATGCTTTTGAAATAA